A region of the Candidatus Finniella inopinata genome:
TCATGTGCCCACCCTTCCCCCGTTAAGCCTGGAGGAGGTGTTGACAACGGCTGAGAATGGGGTGGACAGAGAGGTCAAACGAAGCCTGTACCAAACCTTAGGCGCTGTGACGTATCGGGCTTGGATTTATACCAATGGCTTTATGGCCAAGGGCTTTTCGTCGGGATTAACGGAGGGGGAGATGGACTTTGAGATCAACAGTGGCTTTGCCAGGGATTATGTGTTGACCCATTATGGGCAGGCCCTTCGAAAAGCCTTTGCCTCTGTTTTGATGCACTGAGGGGGAACCCTAGAATGATCCAAGACAACACACCAAAAAAACAGGAACCTTCATCTCCAAGAAAAACCTATGATTCCTTGGAGGTTGTGTATCGTCCAGGGAATGGCTGGGTTTATGTTTTTGAAAACAAACACAATAAGACGGTGAATGGGGATAAGGTGGCAAAAATTTGGCGGGAGAGTATGGGGCGATGAGGAAGAGCGTCATGCGTAATCAGTTTTCTGTTTGGCTTCACAAGATGGAGCTAACCTATCAAGAAGCTTCCCAGTTGCTGAAGGTCCCTGTTCAAACGGTTGAAGGTTATATCTGTGGAAAGACCCCCGTTCCCCCTCAGCACCTGATGGCATGTCGGGTTTTGTTGAAGGTTCGGACTCAACGCCTCAATCGGGAACGCCGCCTTCAAAAGCGATCTTGTCTTTCTTTTGGCCCCGTGCCAAAAACGAAAGAAAAAGGTGGGCTTGTATGACGAATAATTTCACGGGCGATCATTTTGTTTATTGGATTAACAAGATGGGGATTTCGTATGAAGAGGCCGCGGATCTGTTGAACGTGAGTCTGTCGACGATTGAGGGCTATGCCTATGGGGTTTATAAAATCCCTGAGGATAAAGCTCAGACCTGCCGCTTGTTGTTGAGATTTAAGATGAAACGAGAGAGGGCTGAATGACCCCTAACCAAAGGATCAAACAAAATATGTGGATACAAGACACAAACGGTCTTTTGTGGGCCCTGAAGCCGGGAGGGAAGCCGCTTGATCTGACGACCAATAAGGGCTTGGACTTATTGTTTGTTTTTTTATCGGTTTTGTATGCCACGGATTTTGTGACGAAGAAGCCTAAGGTTCCTATTGTTTTTCTGTGTGGCTTAGAGGCGCGGTATGAGTTTTTGACGGAGGAAGATGATGAGGCTTTGGAGGCTATGTTTGTTCCTTTTGAAAACTTTGCTCCGTCTGAGGGCTGGGCTCAGGTTATTGAATTTTGGGCAAAGCTTGAAGGATCTGGACCAAGGGCGACGGAGGCGATTACGCATTATCTGAGAACGCCCAAGGGGAAGAGAATTTCTGTTTTTAGGCCGTATGGTTTTGATGATGAATATCTTTTGGAGCTTATGCGACGCATGAAGTCGGCTAGAACCATCCGGATGATTGAAAGCGTTAAAGAGACGGTTCCGTTGACACCAGAGGAGAAGGACTTTATGGATCGGATTATGCGGCCTTTGCAGTCGGGGGAGGCTTTTGTTCCGGGGAGAAATGATGACGTTTTGAAGAACACCATCAATCGGAAGTGTGGTTTTTCGTTAATTGCGACCCAGACCTCTGAGGAAGGGGAACATCAGTGAGGGATAATCGCCAGGCTTACCCAAAGAAAGGCAGAAAGTTATGGTTTTAACAGAGACGTTTCAGCAGGGCGATGACGTTCCATGTCCGTCTTTTACCTAAAGCTACGGGCTGTGGATCGGGACAGAAACATTGACCGGGACTATGATATTTTGGTGCTGAACGTTTTGTTTGGGTGTTGGGGGGTGACTCTGGCTTTTGGTCGGCATGGCACCAGAGGGATTTTAAAGAATTATGTCTTTGACAGTCAAGAAGAGGCTCAACGCTTCGTTTATAAAACCCTTCAAAAGCGATTACGAGCCCCAAAACGCATTGGGTGTCCCTATCGCCTTGTCTCGGCTGAGACGTCCACAGACCAGGATTTGTCGTCTTGGTTGGTATCAGAACAACAGGATCGGTTTGTAGGTGAGCCGCTATTTAACCAAAAATTAACAAAAACAAAATCTTTTTGATGTTGTTTGATAAAGAGCGGCCTTATCACCCAACTGATGAATATATCCGTATAGGACATCTGGTTCTGTAGATAGGCTCTTGGATTGTGAAAGTTGGTACGTATCATCAAAGTCTTTACTTCTAGAAAAACTGCATTTATCAAAAGAAAAACTTAAACCATAACGGTAGTCTTCATCTTCCGCCTTATAAGTGTCTACTTTATCATAGGGGGATTGTGTGTGATAAATAACGACAAAAGCGTCTTCTTTGCTTCCTTTGAATTTGCCCTTCAATTTTTCTTGAATAGCTTTAGAAATGCTTCTTTGTCCATTTTGATGACATTTTCTAAAATCAAGTAATTTCCCAACACAATTATATTTGTTTTTACCGTTCCCGTTATAGTCGTCACACATATCGTAGGGACCAAAAACTTCAAGGCCGCATATATAAATATCTTCTTTATTGTTAGGAGGGGGAATAAACATTGAAACAACAGCATCAGAGTTTTTCATAAATTGGTCCTCTATATCGCTTATCAATTGGGGCTCTGCATGACCTCCAAAATATTTTGTTTGTGGTTTGCGAATGAAATGGGTTTTATTCGGTTTTGTTTCTGACTTTTCACTGACCCAATCCATCGTTTTATTCTGAGATTTTGAAACCTCTGGAAATAACTTTGTTGTCAATATATCTGTCCAGATTGTTTCATTACTCATACAAACACCTTGGGCAAGCAAATGCGTTTTACTATTATCTTTCGAAGAAGCCTTTGCGACATAAAGAATAGGTTTAGCCGTCTCTCCTCTGTGGAGATTGAGTGTTTCTTTTTTCACAACAAGCTGTTGTGTATAGTGTACGAGCGGATTATCTTTAAACGTTCGCGTTAGATTGACATGTTTTGAAATTTTAGTTTTTTCCAGTGTTTCTGTTATGTCGTCGACATCATCCTTGGCTATAGCTTCATAATGATGAACCACCGATAAACCTAAAATTAAATAAAAGAAACATAAAAAATATGAACTTTTTTTAATCAGAAGTGTTTTGAAGAACATAGAACCCCGTGGATTTGGTTTTTTATTAGAAGTAAGTTTGTCTACTCTTACTTTGATTGAGAAGATTCAAAGGGGACGTCATAGGTTACCTTACCGAAACCCTTATGCACAGGACTCATTTAAAAAAACAATTTGAAAAATTGTTTTTTTGTGTTTGGTTGGGAGATTCTTTGGACGTCCTGTGGAAGAATCTCAAAAAATGTGCATTCTGAAGGAGACGGCTTCTCCAATAGCTTTTGTCAAACTGTTTTAAAACAAAACTCCTTTCTTATAAGAACTTGGAGCCCGCATGGTCTTTAAAGAGCTCGGCTCTACGGATATAGCCTTTGAGGGTATCAACGGATTTATGACGGGACACTTCCATCATTTTGAAGAGAGAAGCGCCATTTTCAGCGGCAGAGGTGAGAAACCCGGCTCGCAGACTGTGGCCAGCATACTCTTGAGGGGTGAACCCGGCAACGCCAGCATAGCGTTTAACAATATCAGCGACACTTTCTGCGGCGAGCGCTTGGTCTAGGACTTTACCGCCTTTCCGTAACGGTCGAAACAACGGCCCTTCCGTAATGGCGCCGGCTTCTCTCCAGGTGGTGAGGGCGTCGACCACCCGAAGCCGGCCTTGGTAAATGGCGATTTCTTGGCCTTGACCTTCTTGATCGGTTTTGGAGTGACGAATGAAGACGCGCAGCCCTTGATCGGTTTCGAGGAAGTCTTGGACGGTGAGAGCGACCAACTCACTGCGCCGAAAGGCGCCGGCAAAGCCGAGGAGCAAGAGCGCCCGGTCTCTTTTTCCCCGAAGCGTTGGAGGGATGTCTTTGATCAGGTGGGTTATTTTTTCAACGGTGAGAGCAACCTTTTGAAGGGGTGCTGTGCCCAGGGAGCGTCGAATGCCTTTGAGGGTGGCTTTGACCAGCTCAGACTGGGTCGGAGGCTCAACGCCCTTCATGCTGTGAAGGTATTTAATCGCCGCCATTCTTCGCCCTAAGGTGGACACGGAGACGCCTTGTGTGGCCCCCCATGATAAAAAGATGGAGATGGTTTGGGGAAGGGCGGGTAAAGAGAGAAATCCTCGGTCTTGACACCAGTCTTCAAACAATCGGATACCGGATTGGTAGGCTCGTCGGGTGGATTTGGCATGTTGTTCTTTGGCAAACGCTTTGGCGTATTCAGCCTCGGCTTCCAAGAGGGCGGGTAAGACTGTTGGCAATAGAAGGTGGGTATTCGCTTCGATGATTGGTAGAGGGCTCTCTGTGTCTGGCATGACTCTTTCCTTGTGGGGGAGGGAACTTGTTGAGGGTGTTTGGTAAAGGGGGGTGAAAACCGGAGGTGTTTTGCATATTTTAGGGGGTATTTTTAGTCCTGAGAAATCCACTTATCAGGACCTATTTTTTATCCTATACCTCTTCAAAAAGGAGGGCAAGAGGAATAAGGGGAAGACATCCTTCCTTCACAATCATCTTATCTGGGGGCTGAGGAAGAACTCCCAAAAGTGGATTCAATAAAATGGATTATTTTTGTTTTTTAAAAAACCTTCCCTCAAAAACCACCCCACCGTCAACATCGCTCAGAACGCCACACGCCATACACGATTCCGTCGTTCACTGATCGGAAAAAGACAACAATACAGAAAACACGATAAGCGGTAATTGCGACAGAGTTGCGTTACTGACTTTTAAACAACTGAAGAAAATCTTGAATTTATAAGCCTTTCAAGCGTTGTATGTTGAAGACGTGGTGACAGGGTGTCACCCTTGTCTAGACATATTTAAAAATTTATAATGCGACCTCATATTGAGAAATCTTAAAATAGACCTCATGAAAAAAATGAAAATTGGAACATTACATAGGTAATCTTGTAAAAATTTTTAGCAGAAACGATTATCAAAAAGAGACACCACTTTTGTGTAAATGGCACAAAAACTATCATAAAAGATGGAAAAAACAGAAAGAAAGATATTGAGAGATAAAGAATACTTGGGTGTTGTTTTGAGGAAAAAACACCATTATCCCAGTTACGGAAGCCGATTAAGATATTGAGGGGGACTTTAAAACAGTGAACTCAACAAACGAAATCCGGTGAAAGACAACAAAACGCATTGACAAAAAACTTGGTCTGTAAGATTATAAAAAAAATAATTCAAAAGATTATGTAAAAATAACTTAAAGGTTCTTAGGTACCTTTAAAACGAAAGGATGTTCTGTGCAAAACGACGTTATCCGGTGGAAAGAAGTTGTCCCAAAGGTTCTTAGTACAAAGAGGACCCACAATATCGTACGGTTTTCTGCCTCTAAGAATCCCAGTGGCTCTGTGTCTGGTCTTTGCTATATTTCTAAAGATGTTGCCTTAAAGGCGGGACTGGAAGTGGGGGGCAATGTTCAGGTTTTCGTTAACCCAGACGATCCTAGACAGTTTTTATTTAAGCCGAATCAGAGTGGTGGGGCCTATACGTTGAGTCGAACGGGAAGCCCAAATAAAACGTTTAATTTTGCTCGCGTTAATT
Encoded here:
- a CDS encoding helix-turn-helix transcriptional regulator, whose amino-acid sequence is MTNNFTGDHFVYWINKMGISYEEAADLLNVSLSTIEGYAYGVYKIPEDKAQTCRLLLRFKMKRERAE
- a CDS encoding WGR domain-containing protein; the encoded protein is MSVFYLKLRAVDRDRNIDRDYDILVLNVLFGCWGVTLAFGRHGTRGILKNYVFDSQEEAQRFVYKTLQKRLRAPKRIGCPYRLVSAETSTDQDLSSWLVSEQQDRFVGEPLFNQKLTKTKSF
- a CDS encoding site-specific integrase codes for the protein MDFSGLKIPPKICKTPPVFTPLYQTPSTSSLPHKERVMPDTESPLPIIEANTHLLLPTVLPALLEAEAEYAKAFAKEQHAKSTRRAYQSGIRLFEDWCQDRGFLSLPALPQTISIFLSWGATQGVSVSTLGRRMAAIKYLHSMKGVEPPTQSELVKATLKGIRRSLGTAPLQKVALTVEKITHLIKDIPPTLRGKRDRALLLLGFAGAFRRSELVALTVQDFLETDQGLRVFIRHSKTDQEGQGQEIAIYQGRLRVVDALTTWREAGAITEGPLFRPLRKGGKVLDQALAAESVADIVKRYAGVAGFTPQEYAGHSLRAGFLTSAAENGASLFKMMEVSRHKSVDTLKGYIRRAELFKDHAGSKFL